Proteins encoded within one genomic window of Terriglobia bacterium:
- a CDS encoding TonB-dependent receptor → MNRTLFILLFGVIVATLTITAQTQLGGGAVIEGIVRFKQGPVPGAIVTAVSLGTSKTARVITEVNGQYILKIGDTGTYHLTVDMSGFSAESADVEVMDASKPVQKDFGLSLLTQAQRAGAQQANETRPRPARQAANGGGRGNAPDEAEAETPAEQPDQNPFADLQANPSAALPGMTADAATESVAIAGTTATPQFGGAFDPRQLNLGDIPGNFDQTPGGPGGGGNNAGAAGGGGRGGGANDFAAAFGGAAGGGGGGRGGGGRGGRGGGNFNLGGQRGRNANPININLRYTLSDSNLDAAPYHLAGQTAAAKPQYLRNNFAATVGGPLGVPHLLNSQQNTFNITYTGVRSTNPTDSYSTVPTLAERNGDLSGFLLQGKPVTVYDPLNRLPFANNMIPAERIDSAATGLLSYVPLPNNPTTDGTRNFHYVTSTTSDSDAINFNLQHTFAQPTQQRGQRGGGGGGRGGRGGRGRGGTLSVQFQFQRQNNVQAGAFPSIGGSGLQHAFNTQVSFSKPIGRMQNQMQFRVNRNQNQSTNLYANLTNVAGLLGITGVSQDPADWGLPNLSFVNFTGLNDRTPANTDNWTYRASDNFRLNRRNHNFTFGADLTRAINNVHSTVGNPRGQFIFNGQATGLFDGSGLLAGTGLDFADFLLGLPQQTTLNYGANGHKFLSLQYDGFFLDDWRLRSNLTLNLGVRYEYASPYTEADNHLVNLDVAPGFLAVAPVQAGQLGPYSGSFSRTLVNPDRNNFAPRLGLAWRGPGRFVVRTGYGITYNAAAYSAMANQMVRQPPFAQTAKNCVQYGPLLSGGANTCVQPGAGSALTIEDGFPALSPSVVQNTYGVDKNYRDGYAQQWNFDVQRDLPLNIQMNADYTGTKGTRLDVATAPNRTSLGTARIPNVISYVWDTSQGNSIFHSGVLQVRRRFSRGMQVNGTYTYAKFIDDVSSFIGGSGSGVVQDAFNLRAERGPDNSDQRHNLALTYTYEPPFGQGKPFLHGDNIFSRAIGDWTTQGTISYGSGLPFTPRITNSSCDYSATNATLRPDFLGGQTRLSHPTVTEWFETSLFQAPAGCLGNAGRNIIRGPGTRSVNMTMNKTFRFEKNRALDVQIQASNVLNMVVYAGPNTTVNSNLFGQITTAGAMRRITIQARFRF, encoded by the coding sequence GAAGGCATTGTGCGCTTCAAACAGGGGCCGGTGCCCGGCGCCATCGTAACAGCTGTCAGCCTGGGGACCTCGAAGACGGCGCGAGTGATCACAGAGGTCAACGGACAATACATCTTAAAAATCGGTGATACAGGCACGTACCACCTGACTGTCGATATGTCCGGATTCTCGGCCGAGAGCGCCGACGTCGAAGTGATGGACGCATCCAAACCGGTCCAGAAAGACTTCGGCTTATCGCTTTTGACGCAAGCTCAGCGCGCCGGCGCGCAGCAGGCGAATGAAACGCGACCCCGGCCGGCGCGGCAGGCTGCCAACGGCGGCGGCCGCGGCAATGCGCCGGATGAGGCTGAGGCTGAAACGCCAGCCGAGCAGCCCGATCAGAATCCGTTTGCGGATTTGCAGGCGAATCCATCGGCGGCTCTGCCGGGTATGACGGCCGACGCGGCGACCGAATCCGTCGCGATCGCCGGAACCACCGCCACGCCGCAGTTCGGAGGAGCATTCGATCCGCGGCAGCTGAACCTGGGGGATATTCCCGGCAATTTCGACCAGACACCGGGCGGTCCCGGTGGTGGCGGCAACAATGCCGGCGCGGCGGGCGGCGGCGGGCGTGGCGGCGGCGCCAATGATTTTGCGGCCGCATTCGGCGGCGCTGCAGGTGGCGGCGGTGGCGGCCGGGGAGGCGGCGGCCGCGGTGGCCGCGGCGGCGGAAACTTCAACCTGGGCGGCCAGCGCGGACGCAACGCCAACCCGATCAATATCAATCTGAGATATACGCTGAGCGATTCCAACCTGGACGCCGCACCGTATCATCTGGCCGGGCAGACGGCTGCGGCCAAGCCTCAATATCTGCGGAACAACTTCGCGGCAACCGTGGGAGGACCTTTGGGAGTTCCGCACTTACTCAACTCCCAGCAGAATACTTTCAATATCACCTACACGGGTGTCCGCAGCACCAACCCGACCGACTCCTATTCGACGGTTCCCACGCTTGCGGAGCGCAACGGAGATCTCTCCGGCTTTCTGCTTCAGGGCAAGCCTGTTACGGTCTATGATCCGCTGAACCGGCTTCCGTTTGCGAATAACATGATCCCGGCGGAAAGAATCGATAGTGCGGCAACGGGTCTGCTGTCGTACGTACCGCTGCCCAATAACCCCACAACCGACGGCACGCGTAATTTCCATTACGTCACATCGACCACCAGCGACAGCGACGCCATCAATTTCAATCTTCAGCACACCTTCGCGCAGCCCACGCAGCAACGCGGGCAGCGCGGAGGAGGAGGTGGTGGCCGCGGCGGACGCGGCGGGCGCGGACGTGGCGGCACGTTGAGCGTCCAGTTTCAATTTCAGAGGCAGAACAACGTGCAGGCCGGAGCTTTCCCGTCGATCGGCGGCAGCGGCCTGCAGCATGCGTTCAATACGCAGGTCAGTTTCAGCAAGCCGATCGGCAGAATGCAGAACCAGATGCAGTTCCGGGTCAACCGGAACCAGAATCAAAGCACGAATCTCTATGCCAATCTGACGAATGTGGCCGGACTGCTCGGCATCACGGGCGTCTCGCAGGATCCTGCGGACTGGGGGCTGCCGAACTTATCGTTCGTTAATTTCACCGGATTGAACGACCGCACACCGGCGAATACAGACAACTGGACGTATCGCGCCTCGGATAACTTCAGGTTGAACCGGCGCAACCACAATTTCACTTTTGGCGCGGATCTGACCCGCGCCATCAATAACGTTCACAGCACCGTCGGCAATCCGCGCGGACAATTTATCTTCAACGGACAGGCTACCGGACTGTTTGACGGGAGCGGCCTGCTTGCCGGCACGGGATTGGATTTTGCGGACTTCCTGCTGGGTCTGCCGCAGCAGACGACGCTGAACTACGGCGCGAACGGCCATAAGTTTCTCTCGCTTCAGTATGACGGGTTCTTCCTGGACGATTGGCGTCTGCGCAGCAATCTGACCTTGAATCTGGGAGTGCGTTACGAATACGCATCACCATATACGGAAGCCGATAATCACCTCGTCAATCTCGATGTCGCGCCGGGCTTTCTGGCGGTCGCGCCTGTTCAGGCGGGACAGCTTGGCCCATACTCCGGGAGCTTTTCGCGAACTCTGGTCAATCCGGACCGCAACAACTTCGCCCCGCGCCTTGGCCTTGCGTGGCGGGGGCCGGGACGGTTCGTGGTCCGGACCGGTTACGGCATCACGTATAACGCAGCCGCTTACAGTGCGATGGCCAACCAGATGGTGCGTCAGCCCCCGTTCGCTCAGACAGCGAAGAACTGCGTGCAGTATGGCCCATTGCTCAGCGGCGGTGCGAATACGTGCGTTCAACCGGGCGCAGGCTCCGCGCTGACAATCGAAGATGGCTTCCCGGCTCTTTCGCCGTCGGTCGTGCAGAACACCTACGGAGTCGATAAGAATTACCGGGACGGCTACGCCCAACAGTGGAATTTCGATGTGCAGCGCGACCTGCCGTTGAACATTCAGATGAACGCGGACTACACCGGAACAAAAGGGACGCGGCTCGACGTCGCCACAGCACCCAATCGAACGAGTCTTGGTACGGCGCGCATTCCGAACGTGATTTCATATGTCTGGGATACATCCCAGGGGAATTCCATATTTCACAGCGGCGTATTACAGGTGCGGCGGCGCTTCTCGCGAGGAATGCAGGTCAACGGCACTTATACGTACGCCAAGTTTATCGACGATGTCTCGAGCTTTATCGGGGGCAGCGGGTCGGGCGTCGTTCAGGATGCGTTCAATCTGCGCGCCGAGCGCGGGCCGGACAACAGCGATCAGCGGCACAACCTTGCCCTGACTTACACCTACGAGCCGCCGTTTGGCCAGGGCAAGCCTTTTCTACACGGCGACAACATCTTCAGCCGGGCGATTGGCGACTGGACGACTCAGGGAACGATTAGCTACGGCTCGGGTTTGCCGTTCACACCGCGCATCACAAACTCATCCTGCGACTATTCGGCAACCAATGCGACGCTGCGGCCGGATTTCCTCGGCGGCCAGACCCGGCTGAGTCACCCGACAGTGACAGAATGGTTCGAAACCAGCCTCTTCCAGGCGCCGGCTGGGTGCCTGGGAAACGCCGGCAGGAACATCATCCGTGGTCCGGGCACGAGGTCGGTCAACATGACGATGAACAAAACGTTCCGCTTCGAAAAAAACCGTGCGCTCGATGTGCAGATTCAGGCGAGTAATGTGCTCAATATGGTCGTCTACGCCGGTCCGAATACAACCGTCAACTCCAACCTGTTCGGCCAGATAACCACGGCGGGCGCGATGCGGCGAATTACCATCCAGGCCCGATTCCGGTTTTAG